The DNA segment CAGGGTCATCTCGAACCGGCGCTCGGTGCCTCGCTCTTGCCGGCCATCAACGTGGTGAGCGTCGATCTGGCCGGCAAGGTCGTGTTCTTCTTCAAGGGCGTGCGCCCGCGCAAATGGCTGGAGAAGGAGAAGTCCAAGCGTGCCATGGTGATCTATATACTGGTGTGGATCCCGACTCTGGCCGTGCTGACTCTGGTGGTGCCGGAGCGACAGTATCGGCTGGTGCCGGTCTAGGGTTGGCTGGAGATGCCCGACGCGCCACTCATACTGGCTCTGCTGGCCCTGTGGCTGGCCTTGGGATCGGCGGCCGTCCCGCTACTGGCCGGACGCGAGCCGCGTCTGCTGCGGCTGGCTGCCGTTCCGTTGCTCGGGTTGGCCGGTGGCGTCGCGCTCGCTGCGGGTCTCTGGACGCTGATCGCTGGGACGAACGCGAGCGCCGTCCTGCCGCTGGGTCTGCCCTGGCTACCCTGGCATGTGCGGCTCGATCCGCTCTCCGGCGTCTTTCTCGTCCTCATCGGGTTGGTGACAGGCGCGGTCGGGCTCTATGGACGCGACTATGTACGCCACTTCGAGGGCGGGCGCGAGTCGCTGGTCGCGCTCGGCGGCTTCAGCGGACTGTTCCTGGCCGGAATGCTGCTGGTGGTGCTGGCCGACGACGCCTTCCTGTTCATGATCGCCTGGGAAGTCATGTCCCTGTCGTCCTATTTTCTGGTCGCCTTCCAGCACGAACAGGCCGCCAACCGGCGCGCGGCCTTCCTCTATCTGCTCATGGCCCATGTCGGCGGACTGGCGATCCTGCTCGGCTTTGGGGTACTGGCGGCCTTCGGCGGCGGCTTCGACTTCGACGCCATGCGTGCGGCTGAACTCACACCGCTGTGGGCTGGGGTGGCCTTCGCCCTCGCCTTCCTCGGCTTCGGCATGAAGGCCGGTCTGGCGCCGCTCCATGCCTGGCTGCCGGAGGCGCATCCGGTCGCGCCTTCGCACATCTCGGCGCTCATGTCCGGGGTCATGCTCAAGGTCGCGGTCTATGGCTTCATCCGCACGGTGCTGGATCTCAATGGCGAGGTGCACTGGTCCTGGGGCGTGACCCTGATCGCGGTCGGCGGTCTGTCGGCGCTGGTCGGGGTACTGTTCGCGCTGGTCCAGACCGATCTCAAGCGGTTGCTGGCCTATTCGTCGGTCGAGAATCTGGGGATCGTCTTCATCGCTTTGGGACTGGCGCTGCTGTTCCAGTCCACCGGCCATCCCAATCTGGCCGCGCTGGCCCTGGTCGCGGCGCTCTATCACGCGCTCAATCATGCGCTGTTCAAATCGCTGCTGTTCCTGGGCGCCGGCGCCATCCTGCACAGCACCCACGAGCGCGATCTGGACCAGATGGGCGGCCTGCTGCGGCGGATGCCCTGGACCGGCTCGTTCTTCCTGATCGGCTGTCTGTCGATCTCGGCCCTGCCGCCCTTCAACGGCTTCGTATCGGAATGGCTGATCTTCCAGTCGGCGCTGCAAGCCTGGAATCTGGACAGCGGCGTACTGCGCAGTCTGGTGCCGATCGCCTCGGCGGTGCTGGCGCTCACCGGCGCGCTGGTAGCGGCGACCTTCGTCAAGGTCTACGGCATCGCCTTTCTGGGGCAGGCGCGCTCGCGTCATGTGCGCCGCGCCCGACCCTCGCCCAAGGGGATGTGGGCCGGCCAGGGGCTGCTGGCCGGGCTCTGCGTGCTGTTCGGCGTACTGCCGACCCAGATCCTCGGCCTGCTCGATCCTGTGGCCGACCAGCTACTGGGGACGGGCGTGCCGCAGGCCGGCGCGAACGGCTGGCTGTGGCTGACGCCGATCTCCGCCGAGACCGCCAGCTACAGTGCGCCCCTGACCATCCTGCTGCCGGCCCTGATCGCGGGCACGGCTCTCTGGTGGTTCAAGCGTCGCGCCTCCTGGCGGGTGCGGCGCTGCGATCCCTGGGATTGCGGATTCGCCGCGCCGACGCCCCGGATGCAATACAGCGCCGCCTCCTTCGCCCAGCCGATCCGGCGCGTCTTCGCGCTGCTGTTCCTGATCGACGAGGGCCGGGATCAGGGCGCGGATGGTTCGGTGCGCTACCGGCTCAGGATCGCCGATCGTGCTTGGGGCTGGCTCTATGTGCCGGTGGCGCGCGCGGTCGACAGCTCGGCGCGACGGGTGGCGCGCCTGCAATCGGGCAGCGTGCGCGTCTATCTCGGCTGGACGCTGGTGACGCTGCTCGTGCTGTTGTGGGTCATCTCATGAGTGCCTGGTTCATCGCCCTGCTGCAAGCCCTGCTCTGTGTGGCCCTGGCCCCGCTGCTGGTCGGCTGGGTGCGCCGGGTCAAGGCGCGGCTCCAGAACCGGCGCGGCGCACCCCTGCTCCAGCCCTATGCC comes from the Allochromatium tepidum genome and includes:
- a CDS encoding DUF389 domain-containing protein; protein product: MKYVEVIAGAGSAETVRAAAERVKSLDVRLLGPNPALSLGTALGDVPLIRRSVKTVPVGVMVAVALPPPAATVGLMLGQGHLEPALGASLLPAINVVSVDLAGKVVFFFKGVRPRKWLEKEKSKRAMVIYILVWIPTLAVLTLVVPERQYRLVPV
- the hyfB gene encoding hydrogenase 4 subunit B is translated as MPDAPLILALLALWLALGSAAVPLLAGREPRLLRLAAVPLLGLAGGVALAAGLWTLIAGTNASAVLPLGLPWLPWHVRLDPLSGVFLVLIGLVTGAVGLYGRDYVRHFEGGRESLVALGGFSGLFLAGMLLVVLADDAFLFMIAWEVMSLSSYFLVAFQHEQAANRRAAFLYLLMAHVGGLAILLGFGVLAAFGGGFDFDAMRAAELTPLWAGVAFALAFLGFGMKAGLAPLHAWLPEAHPVAPSHISALMSGVMLKVAVYGFIRTVLDLNGEVHWSWGVTLIAVGGLSALVGVLFALVQTDLKRLLAYSSVENLGIVFIALGLALLFQSTGHPNLAALALVAALYHALNHALFKSLLFLGAGAILHSTHERDLDQMGGLLRRMPWTGSFFLIGCLSISALPPFNGFVSEWLIFQSALQAWNLDSGVLRSLVPIASAVLALTGALVAATFVKVYGIAFLGQARSRHVRRARPSPKGMWAGQGLLAGLCVLFGVLPTQILGLLDPVADQLLGTGVPQAGANGWLWLTPISAETASYSAPLTILLPALIAGTALWWFKRRASWRVRRCDPWDCGFAAPTPRMQYSAASFAQPIRRVFALLFLIDEGRDQGADGSVRYRLRIADRAWGWLYVPVARAVDSSARRVARLQSGSVRVYLGWTLVTLLVLLWVIS